The DNA window GGATTGCCCAGGTGGGTCGCTCTTCAATCTTGTAAGGCAGAATGATCAGCTGCCGGTCGCGCAGCAAATGCAGTTTGACCTCGGCTCCCACGCCGTATTGATACAGCCACTTCTGGAAGTCGGCCACCGTCGCAATCGGGTAGTGGTGAAAGCGCAGCAGAAGATCGCCGGGTTGAATTCCCAGCGCCGAGGCGGGGCTGTTTGCCCACACGCGATCAATGGCCACGCCGGTTAAATAGCGTTCTACGGGCAGCTGCTTTTGCTGAAAGGAATTCAGGGCGCTAACCGAGAAACCCGTCCACGGTGATTTGAAACTCTTCTTGAATTTGACGGCGTGGTAAATATTAAAGGCCAGAAATGCCGGTAAAACGTAGTGTCCGGGTGCCTGACTGCTCGGGTCTGTCTCGCTTGTCTCGGGGGCCAGGTAGCCCGTCTCTAACGCAACCAGGCGGCCGTCGCCGGAGAAGATGGGGTTGCCCAGGGCCGGGCTGGGTGCATCAAAATCCGCCTTGAGCATGGTCGCTGTCATGCTGTCCTGGTAGCACTCCATGGTATTCATATGGGAGATTTCACCGCGCTGAAAGCGGTTTGCACTGCGTTGGCTGGCGCTTAACAGTGCCCGGCCGGTATGCAGTTCGTCGGCGGGTACAAAGCCAACGGCGGGTAAGGGCTTACTGGCTTCGATCCGCAGAATCGCAAAGTTAAGGGTGGGCTCGATGCTGACAATATCCGCCTGCCGCCAGCGCCGCTCTTCCCCTTTGAGTTTGACAAACACCGTATCGGCAAGCAGATCGGACAGGGGATTCAGCAACCCGGTGTAGCTGGTCAGAATGAAGCCCTCGGCCTCAACGATCACGCCCATGCTGTCGGCCAGGGGCTGGAGGGGTTCGCCGGTGGACTTACCTTGAAAGGTCCTAATCGACACGATCGCGTCAACCGGCGCCGGACGCTGGGGCTGGACTTGGGCGACTTCTCCCATCGGGCGAGCAGCCAGCGCTTGGCCAACGGGAAAGAGGCTCAGCGCGCCCGCGAGTAATGTGGCAGCAGGTTTGCTCACGGCCGAAAGTCCTGCAAATAAGGGTTGTTGGGGTTCAGACGAATCTTGATTAAGCCGTGCTGTGTGGCCTGGTGGCATTGATTGCAACTGTCTATTAGTGCGTTGACGCTCGGCTGCCAACGCGCCGTGTCGGGCTGCGCCAATGCCTGGGTTAGGCCGTCGTAGTGAGGCCGGGCAATTTGATCGAGCAAAACTGCAACGGCTATACCCCGGTACTCAGGCACTTGTTCCTGAATGGTGTTGATCACCTGCAGTGACTCGTACAGAT is part of the Spongiibacter taiwanensis genome and encodes:
- a CDS encoding S1C family serine protease, which encodes MSKPAATLLAGALSLFPVGQALAARPMGEVAQVQPQRPAPVDAIVSIRTFQGKSTGEPLQPLADSMGVIVEAEGFILTSYTGLLNPLSDLLADTVFVKLKGEERRWRQADIVSIEPTLNFAILRIEASKPLPAVGFVPADELHTGRALLSASQRSANRFQRGEISHMNTMECYQDSMTATMLKADFDAPSPALGNPIFSGDGRLVALETGYLAPETSETDPSSQAPGHYVLPAFLAFNIYHAVKFKKSFKSPWTGFSVSALNSFQQKQLPVERYLTGVAIDRVWANSPASALGIQPGDLLLRFHHYPIATVADFQKWLYQYGVGAEVKLHLLRDRQLIILPYKIEERPTWAIPK